GTGACCACGCCGACGGGCAGCTGGTCGGCGCCGAAGACCCGCTGCGAGACCAGGTCGGCCACGATCAGCAGGGTGGCGCCCATGCACATGGCCGGGACGAGGTTGGGCCCGGGCGAGCGGGTCAGCCGCCGGGCGAGCTGGGGCGCGGTCAGCGCGACGAACCCGACCGGTCCGACGGCGGCGGTGGCACCGGCGGTGAGCAGCACCGCGGACACCATCAGCACCAGCCGTACGCGCTCCACGCGCACGCCCAGCGCGTACGACAGGTCGTCACCCATCTCGGTCATCAGCAGCCCGCGCGCGTTGACGAGGACGAGCGGGACGAGGACCGCGCACAGCACGAGCAGCGGCCACACCTGCGTCCAGTCTCGGCCGTTGAGGGACCCGGTCATCCACACCACCGCGCGGGCGGCGTCGACGATGTCGGCCTTGGTGAGCAGATAACCGTTGACGGCGGTGACGACCGCGGAGACGCCGATGCCCACCAGGACCAGCCGGTACCCGTGCACGCCCCGCTTCCAGGCGAGCAGGTAGATCGCGAACCCGGTGACCAGTCCGCCGGCCAGCGCGCCGAGCGTGACGGCGGTGGCGCTGCCGGAGAACAGCACGATCACCGTGAGCGCGCCGGCCGTCGCGCCCTGCCCGAGCCCGAGCACGTCCGGACTGCCGAGCGGATTGCGCGAGATCGACTGGAACAGCGCCCCGCCGAGCCCCAGCGCGGCCCCCACGAGGAGGCCGACGAGGACGCGCGGCAGCCGCAGGTCGCGGACGATGTACTCCTGGATCTGGGTCCCGTTCCCGATCAGCGTCCTGAGGACGTCGGGGGCCGAGATCGGGAAGTCACCGGTGCCGATCAGTACGACGCTCGCGGCGAGCGCGGCGAGCAGCAGCAGGACGACGACGGCGGACGCGCGGGCGTCCACCCGGAGGGAGAGCCCGCCGCGGGTGCGGACCGCGCGGACCCGGCGGATGCGTGTGGTCTTCACAGTTGCGTCGTCCTCCTGCGCCGGACGAGGAGGATGAACACCGGACCGCCGAGGATCGCGGTGACGATGCCGACCTGGAGTTCGGCGGGCCGGGCGACGATCCGTCCGATCACATCGGCGCCCAGCAGCAGCACCGGGGACAGCACGGTGGCGTACGGCAGGATCCAGCGCAGGTCGGGCCCGGTGAAGGACCGTACGACGTGCGGGACCATCAGGCCGACGAACACGATGGGACCGCAGGCGGCGGTGGCCGCGCCGCACAGCATGGTGGCGGCGAGCATGGACAGCGCGCGGGTGCGGTTGAGATTCGCGCCGAGCGCCCGGGCGGTGTCGTCCCCCATGGCCACGGCGTTCAGCGGCCGCGCCAGCGAGAGCGCGAGCACGGTGCCCACCACCATGAACGGCGCGACCTGGACGATCGTCGAGTGCGTCGCGGAGGCGAGCGAGCCGACCGTCCAGAACCGCATCCTGCCCAGCGCCGCGTCGTCCATGATCATGACGGCCTGGAGGTAGCCGTAGAGCGCGGCGCTGATCGCGGTGCCGGCGAGCGCGAGCCGTACGGGGGTGGCGCCCCGGCTGCCGCCGAGGAACCACACCAGGGCGCCGACCGCGGCGGCCCCGAAGAAAGCGAACCAGACGTAGCCGTTGAGCGAGGTGACGCCGAAGTAGGTGAGGGCGGTGACGACCGCCGCGGAGGCGCCCGCGTTGATGCCGAGGATGCCGGGGTCGGCGAGCGGGTTCCGGGTGAGCGCCTGCAACACGGCACCGGCGAGCCCGAGCGCGGCTCCGGCGAGCAGCCCGAGCACCGTCCGCCACACCCGCTCCCCGACGACCACGTCCGCGTACGTCCCGGTGTCGTGGAACAGCCCGTGCCAGACCTGGTCCAACGGCAGCTCCTTGGCCCCCACCGCGATACTCGCGAGTGCGACCCCGGCCAGCACCACCACCGAGACGAGCAGCCCGACGGCACGTATCGCCGTCCGGCGGACCGGTGGCGCGGGGGCATCGGCGCCGCGCGGATGGGGAGGACTGTCGACCAACACCACGTTAGGTTAACCTAACCTGCCCGGCGCCCCTTCGTGCGGGGCAGGGAGCACCGCGCGGCACACCGGCCCCCGGTCACAGCCCGAGCCGCGCCAGCGCCTTCCCCCCGTCCAGCTCGCACGCGCCCTCCCCGGCCGCTGTCCACGCCGCCGCGCACAGCGCCCGCAGTCCGTCCAGCGTCTCGCCGTCCCCTTCCAGCCGCAGCGCCCCGCCAGCCGCCGCGGCCGTCCAGCCACCGCACCGGAAACTGTCGTCGGCCGACGACACCTCCGGCTGCCCCGTGAGCAGCCCCCGCAGATCCGCGTCGACGTATGTCGGCCGGTGGTGCGGCGGCGCGGCCAGCAGCTGCGCCCCGTCCGTCACGCCCGTGAGCACCAGCAACGAATCGACACCCCCGTTGAACGCCCCCTCGATGTCCGTATCCAGCCGGTCCCCCACCACGAGCGGCCGCTCCGCCCCCGTCCGCAGGATCGTCTCCCGGTGCATCGGCGGCAACGGCTTCCCCGCGACCTGCGGCGTCGCCCCCGTCGCGATCCGCACCACCTCCACCGCCGCCCCGTTCCCCGGCGCGATCCCCCGCGCACTGGGAATCGTCAGATCCGTGTTCGACGCGAACCACGGCACCCCGCGCGCGATCGCGTAACTCGCCTCCGCGAACCGCCCCCACGGCAGCTCGGGCCCGCCGAACCCCTGCACCACCGCCACCGGATCGTCGTCCGCCGACTCCACCGGCGTGAGCCCGCGCTCGCGCAGCGCCACCCGCAGCCCCTCACCGCCGATCACCAGCACCCGTGCCCCCGCCGGCACCTGCTCGCTGATCAGCCGGGCCACCGCCTGCGCGGAGGTCACCACGTCCGACGCCTCGGCCGCCGTGCCGAGCTCCGTCAGATGCGCGGCCACCGCGTCCGGCGTACGCAGCGCGTTGTTCGTGACGTACGCCAGCCGCATCCCGCCGTCCCGGGCCGTACCGAGCGACTCGACCGCGTGGTCGATCGCGGCACCCCCCGCGTACACCACCCCGTCCAGGTCGAGCAGCGCCGTGTCGTACGCCTCGCTCAGGGGCCGCTCGCTGCCCTCGGGCCGCGTCCTGACCGTCGTCCGGCTCATTCCGCATCGCTCCTCGTTCACTCGTCTTCCCCGATCATCCCCCACGGCACTGACAGCCCCACCGGCGCACTTACGATGCTCGAATGAACTCTGCAGGCCACGGGGACGCACCCGCGCACATGGGTCTCGACCTGATGCCCTTCCGGGGCCTGCGCTACGACCCCGCACGCGTCGGCAGCCTGGCCGCCGTGACGTCACCGCCGTACGACGTGGTGGTGCGGCCCGACGGACTGCTCCACCTGGAGTCCGCCGATCCGCACAACATCGTCCGGCTGATCCTGCCGCAGGCCGGCACACCCTCCGCCCGCAACGAACGGGCCGCACAGACCCTGGACCGCTGGATCACCGAGGGCGTCCTCGCCCGCGACCCCGAACCTGCCCTGTACGTCTACGAGCAGCGCGACGCCACCGGCCTCGTCCAGCGCGGTCTGATCGGCGCGCTGCGTCTGTCGGAGCCGTCGGACGGCGTCGTCCTCCCGCACGAGGACGTCATGCCGCACATCGTCGCCGACCGCGCGGACCTGATGCGCGCCACCCGCGCCAACCTCGAACCGCTGCTCCTGACCTACCGCGGCGACGGCCGCACCACCGGCGCGCACGCCGTCGTGAAGCGCGCCACGGGGCGCGCGCCGCTGCTCTCCACCACCACGGAGGACGGCTTCGGCCACCGGCTGTGGGCGGTCACCGACCCCGCCGACATCGCCGAGGCGCAACGCGATCTGGCCGGCCACCAGGCCCTCATCGCCGACGGCCACCACCGCTGGGCAACCTACCTGCGGTTGCGCGCGGAACAGCCTTCCCCCGGCCCGTGGGACTTCGGCCTGGTCCTCCTCGTCGACACCGCCCGCCACCCGCTGCGCGTCCGCGCCATCCACCGACTGCTGCCCGGGCTCCCGCCGGCAGCCGCGCTGTCCGCGCTCACGGGCCTGTTCCGGGTACGACACCTGCGGACACCGCTCACCGAGGCGCTGCACGCCCTGGCGGAGGCGGCAGGCACGGGCAACGCGTTCCTGCTCGCGGGCGACGGCGCCTACCACCTGGTCGACCGCCCCTCCCCCGACCTCCTGGCCCGCACCATCCCCACGGACCGCCCCGAGCCCTGGCGCACCCTGGACGCCACGGTCCTGCACGCCACGCTCCTGAAGCACGTCTGGCGCATCCCAGAGGACTCACCGGAACAGGTCGCCTACATACACGACACCGCGTCCACGGTGGAAAAGGCGGAACGTGACGGAGGCACGGCGGTACTCCTCCACCCGGTCCAGGAAGACATCGTCCGCACCCTGGCCCAACAGGGCATCACCATGCCGAGAAAATCAACGTCATTCGGCCCGAAGCCGGCGTCGGGCTTGGTCTTGAGAAGGCTGTGAGACGCGCCCCATAAGGGGCGCGGGGAACTGCGCAATCTTTTGAGGGGGTCCGGGGGCGAAGCCCCCGGGGGACGGGAAAGGGAAGGGGCGGCGGGGGCGAAAAAACCTCCCCAGCCACCCCCACACACACCTCAGCTCTCGCCGTCATCCTGACCGGTCACGCCATCCTCCGGCTCCTCACCGTCACCAAGCGCATCCACGAACTCCACCCCATCCAACTCCGCCAACCGATCCGACGCATCGGTGCTCCCGTCCTTGTCGGACTCCACCGCCTTGGCGAACCACTCCCGCGCCTCCCCCTCGCGCCCCGCCGCGAGCAACGCGTCGGCGTACGCGTACCGCAGCCGCGCGGTCCACGGCTGCACGGAGGTGGACGCGAGTTCCGGACTCTGCAACGTGACGATCGCCGCGTCCAGCTGCCCCATGTCCCGCCGTGCCCCCGCCGCGACGAGCCGCATCTCGACCTGCCCGGCCTTGTCCAGCTTGTGCACCTCGGGCGCCCCGGCCATGTCCAGCGCCTTCTCCGGCCGGCCGAGCCCACGCTCGCAGTCGGCCATGACGGGCCACAGGTCGGTGTTGCCGGTCATCCGCCGCGCCGCCCGGAACTCGGCGAGCGCCTCCCCGTACTTCTGGTTGGCGTACGCCGCGAACCCGGCCGCCTCGCGCACGGCGGCGACACGGGACGCCAGCCGCAGCGCGACCCTGGAGTACCCGTACGCGCCCTCGGGGTCCTCGTCGATGAGCCGGGCGACCATCACCAGGTTCTTGGCGACGTCCTCGGCGAGCGTCTTGGGCAGGCTCAGCAGCTCCTGCCGCACGTCCTTGTCGATCTCGTCGCCGGTGACGTCCTCAGGGATCGGCAGCCGCTTGATCGGCTCGCGATCGCGGTCACGGTCCCGGTGGTCGCGGTCACGCTCGTCGCGGAACCGCCCACCGCCACGCCGGTCGTCCCGACGGTCGTCACGGCGGTCGTCACGGCGGTCGTCACGGCGGTCGTCACGGCGGTCGTCACGACCGCGGAAACCACCGGGGCGCCCACCCCGGTCGTCGCGACGGTCGTCACGCCGGGGACCGCGGCCACGGTCGTCACGGCCGCGGTCGTCGCGCCCGCGGAACCCGCCGCGCTCGCCCCGGTCGTCGTCACGGCGCCCGTACCCCCGGCGATCGTCGTCGCGCCGGAAACCCTGCCCCTGGCCGCCCCGCCCGTAGCTGTCCTCGCGCCGGAAACCGCCTCGGTCGTCACGCCGGTCATCACGGCGGTCATCGCGACGGAACCCGGAGCC
The DNA window shown above is from Streptomyces sp. NBC_00670 and carries:
- a CDS encoding FecCD family ABC transporter permease, which translates into the protein MLVDSPPHPRGADAPAPPVRRTAIRAVGLLVSVVVLAGVALASIAVGAKELPLDQVWHGLFHDTGTYADVVVGERVWRTVLGLLAGAALGLAGAVLQALTRNPLADPGILGINAGASAAVVTALTYFGVTSLNGYVWFAFFGAAAVGALVWFLGGSRGATPVRLALAGTAISAALYGYLQAVMIMDDAALGRMRFWTVGSLASATHSTIVQVAPFMVVGTVLALSLARPLNAVAMGDDTARALGANLNRTRALSMLAATMLCGAATAACGPIVFVGLMVPHVVRSFTGPDLRWILPYATVLSPVLLLGADVIGRIVARPAELQVGIVTAILGGPVFILLVRRRRTTQL
- a CDS encoding HAD hydrolase-like protein; this encodes MSRTTVRTRPEGSERPLSEAYDTALLDLDGVVYAGGAAIDHAVESLGTARDGGMRLAYVTNNALRTPDAVAAHLTELGTAAEASDVVTSAQAVARLISEQVPAGARVLVIGGEGLRVALRERGLTPVESADDDPVAVVQGFGGPELPWGRFAEASYAIARGVPWFASNTDLTIPSARGIAPGNGAAVEVVRIATGATPQVAGKPLPPMHRETILRTGAERPLVVGDRLDTDIEGAFNGGVDSLLVLTGVTDGAQLLAAPPHHRPTYVDADLRGLLTGQPEVSSADDSFRCGGWTAAAAGGALRLEGDGETLDGLRALCAAAWTAAGEGACELDGGKALARLGL
- a CDS encoding DUF1015 domain-containing protein, producing the protein MNSAGHGDAPAHMGLDLMPFRGLRYDPARVGSLAAVTSPPYDVVVRPDGLLHLESADPHNIVRLILPQAGTPSARNERAAQTLDRWITEGVLARDPEPALYVYEQRDATGLVQRGLIGALRLSEPSDGVVLPHEDVMPHIVADRADLMRATRANLEPLLLTYRGDGRTTGAHAVVKRATGRAPLLSTTTEDGFGHRLWAVTDPADIAEAQRDLAGHQALIADGHHRWATYLRLRAEQPSPGPWDFGLVLLVDTARHPLRVRAIHRLLPGLPPAAALSALTGLFRVRHLRTPLTEALHALAEAAGTGNAFLLAGDGAYHLVDRPSPDLLARTIPTDRPEPWRTLDATVLHATLLKHVWRIPEDSPEQVAYIHDTASTVEKAERDGGTAVLLHPVQEDIVRTLAQQGITMPRKSTSFGPKPASGLVLRRL
- a CDS encoding FecCD family ABC transporter permease is translated as MKTTRIRRVRAVRTRGGLSLRVDARASAVVVLLLLAALAASVVLIGTGDFPISAPDVLRTLIGNGTQIQEYIVRDLRLPRVLVGLLVGAALGLGGALFQSISRNPLGSPDVLGLGQGATAGALTVIVLFSGSATAVTLGALAGGLVTGFAIYLLAWKRGVHGYRLVLVGIGVSAVVTAVNGYLLTKADIVDAARAVVWMTGSLNGRDWTQVWPLLVLCAVLVPLVLVNARGLLMTEMGDDLSYALGVRVERVRLVLMVSAVLLTAGATAAVGPVGFVALTAPQLARRLTRSPGPNLVPAMCMGATLLIVADLVSQRVFGADQLPVGVVTGVLGGAYLLWLLVTERRAGRI